TGTCGCTGAACTTCGTGGAGCCCGCCCTTTACCTCGGGGCCCTCGGCCTGGGGCTGGGCAAGTACGTCCAGAACATAGGCGGGCAGTCCTACGTGCATTACATCGCCCCGGGGATGGTGGCCTACTCGGCCATGTTCGCCGCCGCCTACGAGTGCACCTACGGGACCTACCTCCGGATGACCTACCAGAAGACCTTCGACGCCCAGCTGGCAACGCCGGTGAACCTCGACGACCTCGTCACGGGGGAAATGATATGGGGGGCCACAAAGAGCGTCCTCTACGGGTGCATCATCATAGCCGTCATCTCCGCCTTCGGGCTGGTGGGCTCGCCCCTGATAGTCCTGTCGGTGCCCTTTCTGTTCCTGACGGGCTTCATCTTCGCGGCCCTCTCGGTCCTCTATGCCGCGGCGGTCCCCGGCATCGACTACTTCAATTACTACTTCACGCTGTTTACGACGCCCATCTTTCTGTTCTCCGGCATTTTCTTCCCCCTGGAGGGCCTTCCGGACATCCTCCGGGACATCGCCTTCTTCAACCCCCTCTACCACACGGTGAACATCACCCGGGGCACTTCCGCCGGAGCGTTCCCCTTCCGGGACGCCCTGTGGCTCCTGGTGGCCGCGGGCATCCTGGCGCCCTACCCCTACAGGCTCATGCGCAGGCGCCTCCTCATCAAGGGCGGCCGGTCTCCTTTTTAGATCACGAGGCGGGCCAGAAGGAGGGACGCGCTTCGATGATTCAGTCGAGGAGGCCGAGCCTTCCTAGCGGAGGCCGAGCCTGCTCAGAATGAAGCCCAGGTACTTGTTCAGGACGTTGTCCCGGGCAAGGAAGGGGAAGAGGGGGCGTTTGCGGATGCCCATCGTCTGGAGCCAGTCTTCGATGTCCTTGTTGTAGCCGTAGTGCAGACCCTTTCTGGCGGTCTCTATGGCCTTCTTCTTGTCCCCGGCCTTCAGGAGCACTTTCCCCAGGTTCAGGTAAAGGACGGGGTTTTCCGGGGCCTCCTCCAGAGCCGAGGTGCAAAGCTCCATCCCCCGCCCGAGCTGCCCCCTGTCGGTG
This portion of the Nitrospirota bacterium genome encodes:
- a CDS encoding tetratricopeptide repeat protein, which translates into the protein MENANAEDIPAGQEQAEEQASPQDPVSRGAECLRQGDRLRALSFFEKARKAGDSPEARSYIGLLTATDRGQLGRGMELCTSALEEAPENPVLYLNLGKVLLKAGDKKKAIETARKGLHYGYNKDIEDWLQTMGIRKRPLFPFLARDNVLNKYLGFILSRLGLR
- a CDS encoding ABC transporter permease, with translation MQVKRAVRVWQRHFTVYTKLYKSSLSLNFVEPALYLGALGLGLGKYVQNIGGQSYVHYIAPGMVAYSAMFAAAYECTYGTYLRMTYQKTFDAQLATPVNLDDLVTGEMIWGATKSVLYGCIIIAVISAFGLVGSPLIVLSVPFLFLTGFIFAALSVLYAAAVPGIDYFNYYFTLFTTPIFLFSGIFFPLEGLPDILRDIAFFNPLYHTVNITRGTSAGAFPFRDALWLLVAAGILAPYPYRLMRRRLLIKGGRSPF